TATCTATCTCTTAAATCTATAAAAGTCATACCACCTAGATTCCTTATTTTTTGAATCCATCCACATAAAGTTACTATGCTATTTACGTTATCTTTTCGTAATTCCCCGTTATTTGCTGTTCTATAACTCATAATATTTATTTCAGGTAAAAGTACAAAAATGGAACAAGAATTCTGGACATCTTTATAATTTACATACATTTATATTATGAATAATTCTCACGAGTTTTATATGAAAAAAGCTTTGATCGAAGCTGAAAGGGGAGCGACAGAGGATGAGGTCCCTGTGGGTGCTATAGTCGTTCATGAAAATATCGTAATTGCAAAATCTTATAACCTATGTATAAAACTTTGTGATCCAACTGCTCATGCAGAAATACAAGTTATTACAGCAGCATGCAACTATCTACAATCAAGATACTTAAATGAATGCATACTGTACACAACACTAGAACCCTGTAACATGTGCAGTGGTGCTATGTATTGGGCCAAACTAGGTCATTTAGTTTATGGAGCAGAAGATCGGAAAAAAGGCTTTAGTCAATTCAAAAATAATCTTATACACCCCAAAACAAAAATAACTAAAGGGATTTTACAGTATGAATCTAGTTTATTATTATCTGATTTTTTTAAAAAAAAACGTAACTTGAAAGAAAATTAAATTATGTATCCAGAAGAACTATGTAAACCCATGAGAGAAGAACTAACTTCCTCTGGATTTAATGAACTAACTACAAGTGAAGAAGTAGATGAATTATTTAATAATAAAAATCAAACATTTTTGATTTTTATTAACTCTGTATGTGGATGTGCTGCAGGCAGTGCTCGTCCAGGGGTTATTCTTTCTACTCAAAATGCAATTAGACCTGATAAATTCACAACTGTTTTTGCGGGTCAAGACAAAGAAGCAACTCAAAGAGCTAGGGAATATATGGATCCTTATCCTCCGTCATCTCCATCAATTGCATTATTCAAAAATGGTGAAATAGTGCATTTTATTGAAAGACATGAAATTGAAGGTAATTTGAAACATGTTATTGCAGAAAATTTAATTAATGCATTTAACCTACACTGCCAATAAATAATTAAGCTAATTTCGATTTACTATTATTTGATGACTTTCGGCACCTTAAAATAATCACTATTATGATGTGCTGAGTTATTTAAACATTCCTGCTTTATATCATGATGGTATACCGTATCATCACGATTTATGTTTAATAACGGATGTATGTGAGTGAGCGGCTCTATATTAGAAGTATCTACTTCTTCTAACTTATCAACAAAAGA
This is a stretch of genomic DNA from Flavobacteriales bacterium TMED191. It encodes these proteins:
- a CDS encoding nucleoside deaminase; translation: MNNSHEFYMKKALIEAERGATEDEVPVGAIVVHENIVIAKSYNLCIKLCDPTAHAEIQVITAACNYLQSRYLNECILYTTLEPCNMCSGAMYWAKLGHLVYGAEDRKKGFSQFKNNLIHPKTKITKGILQYESSLLLSDFFKKKRNLKEN
- a CDS encoding BrxA/BrxB family bacilliredoxin; protein product: MYPEELCKPMREELTSSGFNELTTSEEVDELFNNKNQTFLIFINSVCGCAAGSARPGVILSTQNAIRPDKFTTVFAGQDKEATQRAREYMDPYPPSSPSIALFKNGEIVHFIERHEIEGNLKHVIAENLINAFNLHCQ
- the gatC gene encoding Asp-tRNA(Asn)/Glu-tRNA(Gln) amidotransferase subunit GatC — its product is MKINEEKVRKLAILSQINLEDEEIKKLFSDFKQILSFVDKLEEVDTSNIEPLTHIHPLLNINRDDTVYHHDIKQECLNNSAHHNSDYFKVPKVIK